A window from Puniceicoccus vermicola encodes these proteins:
- the dgoD gene encoding galactonate dehydratase, giving the protein MKITALTPYICDCFRTNWVFLKVETDEGIYGWGEASLEYREQTVAEAMVEIGRSVIGRNAGDIQSIWDDVNREVYYRGGPVYMSALGAVEMALWDIKGKALGVPVYELLGGKVRDGIQCYANAWFTGARKPEEFAEKAKVAIESGYKGLKWDPFGKSYLDASPEVMKTAEACVAAVAEVVDGRAELLIEGHGRFNVPTAKRISDMLSAFNVAWFEEPLPPGNLEALADVRRYSRVPIAAGERLYSRWEYIPFFEAKAADFVQADVIHAGGILELRRIADMAEAHYIPCCPHNPCGPVANAATLHVAALSNNVIRLETMATDVNWRKDVAREDAEFADGFLTIPNTPGLGVDIDIEAMKEHPYQPRALRHYDGTLTDIRPQDSGYIFKN; this is encoded by the coding sequence ATGAAGATTACTGCGCTGACTCCTTACATCTGCGATTGCTTTCGCACCAACTGGGTATTCCTGAAAGTCGAGACTGACGAGGGAATTTACGGCTGGGGGGAAGCCTCTCTGGAATACCGTGAACAGACCGTTGCCGAGGCGATGGTTGAGATTGGACGATCGGTGATCGGACGCAATGCCGGCGACATCCAGTCGATCTGGGATGATGTCAATCGTGAAGTTTACTACCGGGGCGGACCGGTCTACATGTCGGCTCTTGGCGCGGTGGAAATGGCGCTCTGGGACATCAAGGGCAAGGCCTTGGGCGTGCCGGTCTACGAACTGCTCGGTGGGAAGGTGCGCGACGGCATTCAGTGCTATGCCAACGCCTGGTTTACAGGAGCCCGCAAGCCGGAGGAGTTTGCCGAAAAGGCCAAGGTGGCCATCGAGTCCGGCTACAAGGGACTGAAATGGGATCCGTTTGGGAAATCCTATCTCGATGCCTCGCCCGAGGTGATGAAAACTGCGGAAGCCTGTGTGGCGGCCGTGGCCGAGGTCGTGGACGGACGGGCCGAGCTCCTGATTGAAGGACACGGGCGTTTCAACGTCCCGACCGCGAAACGGATTTCGGATATGCTGTCGGCCTTCAATGTGGCGTGGTTCGAGGAGCCGCTTCCTCCGGGTAATCTGGAAGCTCTGGCGGATGTGCGACGCTACTCGCGGGTGCCGATCGCGGCCGGGGAGCGTCTGTACAGCCGTTGGGAATATATTCCTTTCTTCGAAGCAAAAGCGGCCGATTTCGTGCAAGCCGATGTGATTCACGCCGGGGGCATCCTCGAGTTGCGCCGGATCGCCGACATGGCGGAAGCCCACTACATTCCGTGCTGCCCGCACAATCCCTGCGGACCGGTGGCCAATGCGGCGACCCTGCATGTGGCGGCCCTTTCGAATAATGTCATTCGCCTGGAGACGATGGCGACGGACGTGAACTGGCGGAAGGATGTGGCTCGGGAGGATGCGGAGTTTGCTGATGGATTCCTGACCATCCCGAACACTCCGGGACTGGGCGTTGATATCGATATCGAGGCGATGAAGGAGCATCCCTACCAACCGCGGGCCTTGCGCCACTACGACGGAACGTTGACCGACATCCGTCCGCAGGACAGCGGCTACATTTTCAAAAACTAG